The genomic region AATCCATTGCCGACCGCCGCCATCGCAACGTGGAGTGGGCCAGGTCCGCCGTGATCGACAGCAAGGCGACCACGGCCGAAAAAGCACTCGACCTCAACGTCATTGATCTCATCGCCAAAGACGTGCCCGACCTGCTCAAACAACTCGACGGGCGCACCGTTGGTGACAAGGCGCTGAACACCGCGAAAGCTGAAGTTTTTGAAATCCGCATGACCGCTGGAGAACGATTCTTTCAAGTGGTGTTGCGACCGGAAATGATGTTTGTGCTCATGCTTATGGTCATTTACGGGATCATCGGCGAATTAAGCAATCCGGGCGCGATCCTGCCGGGCGTCGTGGGCGCGATTGCATTGATCCTCGTGCTTTACATGTCGGCGATTCTGCCCGTGAACACGGCGGGGCTGGCGTTGATTGGCCTCGCGGTGGCGCTGTTCATCGTGGACGTGTTCACGCCGACGCATGGCATTTTGACGGGGGGCGGCATCATTTCGTTTTTCCTCGGCGCGCTGATGTTGTTCGACCGTAACGATCCCAGTTTCAGATTGTCCCTCGCTTACATCATCCCGGCGACGGTGCTGACGGCGGCGTTTTTCATTTTCATCGTGGGCGCGGGATTGCGCGCGCAATTCCGACCGGTTCAATCCGGCAAGGAAACGATGCTGGGCAAAACAGTCGGCGCGCTTTCGCGCATTGACGCGGGTGGCGGCAGGGTGTTTATCGAAGGCGAACACTGGAACGCCGTGAGCGAAACGCCCGTCGAGGCCGGCCAACCCGTCGAAGTCATCGGCATTGAGGGATTGACGTTGAAAGTGAAACCAAAAAACCAATGAAGGAGAAATTATGGACCTGTTGTTAAACCTGGCCACTAAACTCGGCCCCTGGGCGATTGTCTTGATTGTGCTCGCGGTGGTTGTGCTGCCGCAGTCCATCCGCATTCTGCGCGAATACGAACGCGGCGTCATTTTCCGGCTCGGCAAATTGCAGGGTGCGAAAGGGCCGGGACTCATCTTCCTCATTCCCATCGTGGACCGCATGGTGAGGATGGATTTGCGCGTGGTGACCATTGACGTGCCCAAACAGGAAATCATGACGCGCGACAACGTGCCGGCCACGGTCGATGCAGTGATTTATTTCCGCGTCGTTGATCCGAACGCGGCGGTGGTAAAGGTGGAAAATTTCTGGAAAGCGACTTCGCTCATCGCGCAGACGACCTTGCGCAGCGTGCTTGGCCAGTCACCGTTGGACGACCTGCTTTCGCAACGCGATATCATCAACCAAAAGTTGCAGGAAATCATTGATAAACAAACCGAGCCGTGGGGCATCAAAGTCACGGCGGTGGAAGTGAGGGAAGTGGCGTTGCCGGACAGCATGAAACGCGCAATGGCCAAACAAGCCGAGGCCGAACGCGAACGCCGCGCGAAAGTCGTGAACGCCGAAGGCGAATTTCAAGCCGCCGAGAAAATGGTGCAAGCCGCTGCGATGATCGCCAAAGAACCCATTGCGTTGCAATTGCGCTATCTCCAGACGATGCGGGAGATGGCGAGCGAACACAACACGACCACCTTCCTGCCGTTGCCGATTGATTTGTTCTCGGTGTTTTTGAAGAAATAAGAACGACCCCGCCATGTTGGCCAAATGGACTACCACCCGCCACACCGGACGCGGCCCGCACCATCCCAAACCCGCGCCCACGCCGCCGACGCCGTAAACCAATCGGTGAATAATTGACGCAAACTCGCAGCGGCCTTCGGAAACGGAGGCCGCTTTGTCCTGCTGGCCAACTTTAGTTGGATAACCGCCGAGGTGAGCATACAAGGTGGCAGGTTTTTGTTCGTTCAAGAGTTTCTCCGTCGGATCTGAGGATATCTTCATGATTTGGGGAGCACACGCGCCCCGCGTGTGGATTCCAGCGCCCCGCTGGAATCATCCGAAACGATTGAGCGAGGGCGCTCAATCGCGCAGACGAGGCGTCCGCGCTCCCCGGACGAAGAAACCATTCGGCGCAAAATCATCGTGCAGGTCAAAGGCGGCGGCGTGAAGCGCGGCGACGTGGCGACGTTGCTCGGCGACGTGAACAATCAGAAAGCGGCAGGCGGAATTCTCCTCACGCTGGAAAAGCCCACCAAACCGATGCGCGATGAAGCGGCGGACGCGGGCCGTTACGAATCAAGAGCTTCTGGCACGCCACGGATTATCCGAAAATCCAACTGCTGACGATTGAGGGTTTGTTGAACCGCAAGGAGCGCGTGGATGCGCCGCCGCAAATGAATCCCTTTGCCAAGGCGCCACGCGAAGCCAAGCCGGAGAAGCAGACCCAGCTTATTTGGAATCGTAAATCTCGTTTCCCGTCTCCGCAACCTCGCGGGGTTTTTCTTCCATCCTCTTTTTCATCGCCTCTTCCTCGGCGACCCACTGCTGAGAAGGGGTGTCTTGAATTCAGCTTCTCCGCTCCTCTAACGGCATCAGGTGCTCGCTATAGATTTAAGCTATGGCCGGCATACCAACAAAGTATTGGGAAGCTTTGACACAAGACGGCACAGTTAGATCGGTGGGAAAGGCGGAGCGCAAACAGCGAGATGAATTTGACCGCGGAAGACAGCCGGCCGCATCGGCGGCAGGATCAATGGGAGGTGGCGTCGGGGCGGTTAGACCCTGACGATCTGGCCAGGTTCGAAGGAGAGGGTGGCCCGGAAGCTCCTGAACACGCTGCGCCTGAACCGCAGGAATTAATTAATGAACCAAAGCAAAAACTGAAGTTATCATGTCACGATCTCTAAAATCTTTCGGCGACTTGTCTTTGAAAGTGGTCCCGGTGGACACTATCGACAACCGGGACGTTGCGTTACAGTTCCTGGCCTCGAGCCCGCAAGCGAGATCCCTCGCCGCGACGATTCCTTTTGAGCGGACCATGGAACGTCGCGGCGATCGTTTTGCGGAGACTCATGGATGGCGTCATGGAGGAATAAACGAATGATCGCCAGATGTTGAAGGACTGGTGAGCATAATTGAAACTGTAAATCATGAACCGCTGCATAACCGCAGCGGAAAGATCTATGAATGTATTACTGCAAAACAAAAGCACGTTGAATTATGTAAAGGGCCTTTCTGGTTGGACGACGAAACACGAGAACGCGCGCGTGTTTGAAACGGGGCTTGAGGCTCTTTTTTTCTGCTTCAACCGCCATATTACCAACATGCAGGTTCTGGGCGAATTTGCTGACGCGCGAATGAATTTCACTTTTCCGGTGAGTGACCTCAGGGGTGACTAATCCACAAACCCGGCCCGCCACGTTGAGGGCCAGGTCACGAACACCGCAAATGGAAATGGAATCATGAATACCTTAGCACATTGGAATCAGTTCAAAGTACTGGAAGCCCTGCGTAACAGTCTGGGCAGCCTTTTCGGCCGTCCCCAGGTCCCCAAGCCCGAGGGCCACGAGGAACCCTTGCGGGTGGCCGAATGGACCCCGCTGGTGGACATCAGCGAAGATGCCCAGGAGTACCTGATCAAAGCCGAGTTGCCCGAAGTGAGGAAAGAGGACGTGAAAATCACTATGGAAGAGGGCACGCTGACCATCTCGGGCGACCGCAAATACGAAAAGGCGGAAAACGGCAAGAAGTATCACCGCGTCGAACGCGCCTACGGCAGCTTTGGTCGCAGCTTCTCACTCCCCGATGACGCCAGTCCCGCCAAAGTCACCTCTGACTTCAAAGACGGCGTGCTCAAAGTGCATCTGGCCAAGAACAAGAAGGCCAGACCCCAGCAAGTCGAGGTCAGCGTCTCCTGACGGACAAAGCGCAGGGCCGGGCGAGTTCGCCCGGACCTTGCGCAAGGGCCGAAATTCAAACCACAAACAAAAATGAAAATGAAAAAATGCAAATGAAAACACAATCAATCAAAGATCAAAGCCTCACGAAGGTTGACCGCATGACTCCGTTCGCCTTTCAGGCCCCGGCAGCGCGGCAAGTGTCCCTGGCGGGCGACTTCAACAATTGGGACCCCAAAGCCGGGCCGATGCGCAGAGGCCCCGGCGGCGTGTGGCATTTGAGTGTGGCCCTCAAGCCGGGCCGTTACGAATACCGGTTCTTCGCGGACCAAGTGTGGTGCGACGATCCCGCCGCTCTGCAGAAGGCAGGGAATTCGCTGGGCACCGAAAACTGTGTGCGCATCGTCTGATCGGCACGCCGTTACGATCCATCCGCCGGGGGAGCCTGGCTCTCCCGGGCGGCGGCGGATACCACGCAAGGAAAGTCAGCAAAATGCAAAATAGAAAACAAGAACGTGAGAGTTAAGAGAGAACTGTTGCCCCGCCTATGCGCACACTGAAGCTCATTTTCCAGACAATCATCCAACTCGTCAAACAGGCCTGGTTGCTTTCCCAATCGGTCGTGATTGCCGTCCAGCAAAGACGGCGGCAGGTTGTTGTGAACGAACTTGAAGTCGAACGCCTCGACCGGATACGCAACCCGTCGAAATACCTTGGGAAGTGATTTTGTCCGTCGGACCGGGAACAAGAACTGCGTCCGCGAAAATAGACCATCATGAACTGACTGAATGAGGATTTAACCACTCGCGATGAAACAGAGATACAGCTTAGGCCACAGCATGAATTTCAAAGACTCGCTCTTCAAGAGTTCAGGAGACAGTTGAGGATGTCCTTCTGCCCGGGTTGCGTCCGGGACTGTGCCGCAGGCAGCGCCCTGGCGCCGACAAAGATCTCGA from Verrucomicrobiota bacterium harbors:
- a CDS encoding nodulation protein NfeD — its product is MTRWASVLIAGSMWVAGGNLRATEVGLIKINGAIGPATASYISRAIDVAAARNDACLIIQLDTPGGLLDSTKDIVQKFYASPVPTVVYVSPSGASAGSAGAFITLAADVAAMAPNTSIGAAHPVSIGMGGDVEKIDDVMKKKMENYASTFIESIADRRHRNVEWARSAVIDSKATTAEKALDLNVIDLIAKDVPDLLKQLDGRTVGDKALNTAKAEVFEIRMTAGERFFQVVLRPEMMFVLMLMVIYGIIGELSNPGAILPGVVGAIALILVLYMSAILPVNTAGLALIGLAVALFIVDVFTPTHGILTGGGIISFFLGALMLFDRNDPSFRLSLAYIIPATVLTAAFFIFIVGAGLRAQFRPVQSGKETMLGKTVGALSRIDAGGGRVFIEGEHWNAVSETPVEAGQPVEVIGIEGLTLKVKPKNQ
- a CDS encoding slipin family protein codes for the protein MDLLLNLATKLGPWAIVLIVLAVVVLPQSIRILREYERGVIFRLGKLQGAKGPGLIFLIPIVDRMVRMDLRVVTIDVPKQEIMTRDNVPATVDAVIYFRVVDPNAAVVKVENFWKATSLIAQTTLRSVLGQSPLDDLLSQRDIINQKLQEIIDKQTEPWGIKVTAVEVREVALPDSMKRAMAKQAEAERERRAKVVNAEGEFQAAEKMVQAAAMIAKEPIALQLRYLQTMREMASEHNTTTFLPLPIDLFSVFLKK
- a CDS encoding Hsp20/alpha crystallin family protein; the encoded protein is MNTLAHWNQFKVLEALRNSLGSLFGRPQVPKPEGHEEPLRVAEWTPLVDISEDAQEYLIKAELPEVRKEDVKITMEEGTLTISGDRKYEKAENGKKYHRVERAYGSFGRSFSLPDDASPAKVTSDFKDGVLKVHLAKNKKARPQQVEVSVS
- a CDS encoding isoamylase early set domain-containing protein, which encodes MQMKTQSIKDQSLTKVDRMTPFAFQAPAARQVSLAGDFNNWDPKAGPMRRGPGGVWHLSVALKPGRYEYRFFADQVWCDDPAALQKAGNSLGTENCVRIV